The following coding sequences lie in one Pontibacter sp. G13 genomic window:
- a CDS encoding thioredoxin family protein, whose protein sequence is MATSIFYHAGCPVCVSAEQDIVQLIGEEQVEVVHLGTDKGRISEAERAGVESVPALVTPTGNVLHINFGASMADVKG, encoded by the coding sequence ATGGCAACATCCATTTTCTACCACGCGGGCTGCCCCGTTTGTGTAAGCGCTGAACAAGACATCGTCCAATTGATCGGCGAAGAGCAAGTCGAAGTCGTTCACCTTGGAACCGACAAAGGCCGAATTTCTGAGGCGGAACGTGCAGGCGTCGAATCTGTCCCAGCATTGGTGACCCCGACAGGTAATGTACTGCACATCAATTTCGGGGCTTCCATGGCTGATGTGAAGGGCTAG